From a region of the Mercurialis annua linkage group LG1-X, ddMerAnnu1.2, whole genome shotgun sequence genome:
- the LOC126671678 gene encoding uncharacterized protein LOC126671678, with product MKAEIRDTKKFCKFHDEHGHETDECRDLEVEIERMIDAGELRKFIAHKTKSSDKGQKRSWDDKGKEKEEERPSKILGTIHMINGGGHSSSTIRRKQMREVMNIRETHMPPVVFDVEDYEHVKAPHNDALVVTTIIEN from the coding sequence ATGAAAGCTGAGATTAGAGACACTAAAAAATTCTGCAAATTTCATGATGAACACGGGCACGAAACAGACGAGTGCAGAGATTTAGAAGTTGAGATAGAAAGAATGATAGACGCAGGCGAGCTAAGAAAGTTCATAGCCCACAAAACAAAAAGCAGTGACAAGGGACAAAAGAGGAGCTGGGACGATaagggaaaagaaaaggaagaagaaaggcCATCCAAGATCCTAGGAACAATACACATGATTAACGGAGGAGGACATAGCAGTTCAACCATTCGGAGAAAGCAAATGAGAGAAGTGATGAACATCAGAGAGACACACATGCCACCAGTGGTTTTTGATGTCGAGGATTATGAACACGTGAAAGCACCCCATAATGACGCTCTAGTGGTAACAACCATCATTGAAAACTAg
- the LOC126671689 gene encoding uncharacterized protein LOC126671689, with the protein MNLPTLPIFNGEGDPRDHTSRFTATMGLLSVSDAILCRVFPTTLTRTAQRWYNKLKSGSIKSFASLSIEFLSRYLTNIPTKTTTSILRSCIQEEGETLMSYIERFNKQAMKIDNLNVDMETQALKEGTRFGKLVDKLLVNKPTTFSNLMGIAKKYFELDESRRAIRGKEAKGKESKEKSKEKSKSRSEDKRSRPEESKRFAPRDDTSQGMIPEMTNAIHTAEYQQIQCPHVE; encoded by the coding sequence ATGAATTTACCCACCTTGCCAATTTTTAATGGAGAAGGAGACCCGAGGGACCATACGTCCAGATTTACCGCAACCATGGGTCTCTTAAGCGTCTCAGACGCAATCTTGTGTCGAGTATTCCCGACCACCCTCACAAGAACTGCTCAGAGATGGTATAATAAACTCAAGTCAGGTTCGATTAAGAGCTTCGCCTCTCTGTCGATAGAATTCCTGAGTAGATACCTTACCAATATACCAACTAAAACTACCACTAGCATCCTGAGGTCGTGCattcaagaagaaggagaaacgctaATGAgttacatcgaacgattcaacaaacaggctatgaagatagacaatTTGAATGTCGATATGGAAACACAAGCGCTAAAAGAAGGAACGCGATTTGGGAAATTGGTGGATAAACTGCTGGTCAACAAGCCAACCACTTTCTCGAACCTGATGGGCATAGCCAAAAAATACTTCGAGCTGGATGAAAGTCGTAGAGCTATTCGAGGAAAAGAGGCGAAAGGAAAGGAATCTAAAGAGAAATCAAAGGAGAAGTCAAAATCAAGATCGGAGGATAAGCGGTCAAGGCCTGAAGAAAGCAAGCGCTTCGCCCCCAGGGATGATACGAGCCAAGGTATGATCCCCGAGATGACGAATGCAATTCACACCGCTGAATACCAGCAGATCCAATGTCCTCATGTAGAATAA
- the LOC126671696 gene encoding uncharacterized protein LOC126671696 → MTFDGTNLKDKQSMDPKTHQQTPKVITITGDGTCSTGGGSNTGGTSFSTPQYQTNPIRRSNPIEFLNLGANDEQTPGMATPEIYNKILKKSQPTKGRNEGRNEQKNEGRNKRRNEGEENPKNQEHRKDDSEEDNLRNAARNGENQDDARSGLNSKQEERRDKEKEDVPPKRKRQDKDTGKEQSKKMNQKDEGESSKSPQKSKATYVVEEDLEEKIAKTLKS, encoded by the exons atgacttttGACGGAACAAACCTCAAAGACAAGCAATCGATGGATCCTAAGACCCACCAACAAACACCGAAGGTGATCACCATCACCGGAGACGGTACATGTAGCACTGGTGGAGGGAGTAACACCGGAGGAACATCCTTCTCCACTCCCCAATATCAAACCAACCCAATAAGGCGAAGCAACCCTATTGAATTCCTCAACCTAGGAGCCAACGATGAACAAACGCCAGGCATGGCAACGCCGGAGATATATAACAAAATCCTGAAGAAA AGCCAACCAACCAAAGGAAGGAACGAAGGAAGAAACGAGCAAAAGAACGAAGGAAGGAACAAGAGGAGAAATGAAGGAGAAGAAAACCCGAAAAATCAGGAACACAGAAAAGACGACTCTGAAGAGGATAATCTAAGGAATGCAGCTAGAAATGGAGAGAACCAAGACGATGCCCGAAGTGGACTTAACTCTAAGCAAGAGGAACGAAGGGATAAAGAAAAAGAGGACGTACCACCAAAAAGAAAGAGACAAGATAAAGATACTGGAAAAGAACAATCAAAGAAGATGAACCAGAAAGACGAAGGTGAGTCCTCGAAATCgccccaaaaaagcaaagccacatatgtcGTTGAGGAAGATTTGGAGGAAAAGATCGCCAAaacactaaaaagctga